The following coding sequences are from one Bombus terrestris chromosome 14, iyBomTerr1.2, whole genome shotgun sequence window:
- the LOC100644780 gene encoding thioredoxin, mitochondrial, producing the protein MFRTGLRTVRIALGTRAFANAPAQEQAISTAFKVQDPKDFNDRVKNSKVPVIVDFFATWCNPCRMLTPRIESVIAEKQGKVLLAKVDIDENSDLALDYEVGSVPVLIAMKDGKVLDRIVGLQDVDKLKQFVDKYSE; encoded by the exons ATGTTCCGAACTGGATTGAGAACTGTACGTATTGCTCTAGGAACAAGAGCCTTTGCAAATGCACCGGCTCAAGAACAAGCGATTTCGACTGCTTTCAAAGTTCAAGATCCAAAAGATTTCAACGATCGCGTTAAAAACTCCAAAGTGCCTGTGATCGTTGATTTTTTCGCAAC ATGGTGCAATCCATGTCGTATGCTCACTCCTCGTATAGAATCGGTAATCGCAGAGAAACAAGGGAAAGTTTTACTGGCAAAGGTTGATATCGACGAGAATAGCGATCTTGCCTTAGATTACGAg GTTGGCTCTGTTCCAGTCCTAATCGCAATGAAGGATGGAAAAGTTTTAGACAGAATTGTTGGTCTCCAGGATGTAGATAAACTTAAACAATTTGTAGATAAGTATTCAGAATAA